The proteins below come from a single Notamacropus eugenii isolate mMacEug1 chromosome 7, mMacEug1.pri_v2, whole genome shotgun sequence genomic window:
- the LTK gene encoding leukocyte tyrosine kinase receptor isoform X3: protein MGGLVHLLLWLSSGGVIVCSSSSESPVPSLPPSLTPPVPRLQRTGVASQSGTQEPAASHGLSDGQWQFSTCGASGRRGPTQAQCDGAYEGGNVAVTVGAEGSLRGVQLWKVPALDRYLISAYGAAGGKGAKNHNSRAHGVFVSSVFTLRQGELLYILVGQQGGDACPGQLQSGELEPLLVAAGGGGRAYLRRLQRGSLRATQEKLENRTSAPGRGGRGGAAGGGGGWKSGAPSAQGGRSLLEGAEGGQGCPGAWAALRWAPTGGFGGGGGPCTAGGGGGGYRGGDTSETDDLWTDGEDGVSFVHPSSELYLHPLTVTENHGEVHIKLHPNCSHCPLKECLWKAELREAVCMCPEGTMLIGDNVTCTELPTPLSPMILTMVVVVVTSGLSLLLICGGLIVAHHQKWWGLWGSRLPRNEFSLSKLRTSAIRTAPNPNYCQTGLCPPLPLPLPPGLLEVPRGNITLLRALGHGAFGEVYEGLVVGIAGGPTPLQVAIKTLPELCSQQDEMDFLMEALIISKFSHQNIVRCVGLSLRATPRLILLELMTGGDMKSFLRHSRPHLGQPSPLTTQDLLHLARDVAQGCHYLEENHFIHRDIAARNCLLTCSGPGRIAKIGDFGMARDIYRASYYRKGGRAMLPVKWMPPEAFLEGIFTSKTDCWSFGVLLWEIFSLGYMPYPGRTNQEVLDFVIGGGRMDPPRSCPAPVYQIMTQCWQHQPDHRPNFASILERLQYCIQDPDVLTTPLPVDLGPALEEEGISVLGNGVSQPLLATGCMNIPQPQELRVDNLETWGVSSPGSKPPKSRGLQLLDKRQSLWNPTYGSWASPGAEGEDSGIEESSTSSPSPSPTFPSYAGLQTPLPSCP, encoded by the exons ATGGGAGGCCTGGTCCACTTGCTGCTGTGGCTCAGCTCTGGAG GTGTCATTGTCTGCTCTTCGAGTTCCGAGTCTCCGGTCCCTTCCCTGCCTCCTTCTCTGACGCCTCCTGTCCCCAGACTCCAGAGGACTGGTGTCGCCTCCCAGAGTGGCACTCAGGAGCCAGCAGCTTCCCATGGCCTTTCCG ACGGCCAGTGGCAATTCTCCACCTGCGGAGCTAGCGGGAGGCGCGGCCCCACGCAGGCTCAGTGCGACGGGGCGTACGAGGGCGGCAACGTGGCGGTGACCGTGGGAGCAGAGGGCTCCCTCCGAGGGGTGCAGCTCTGGAAGGTGCCAGCCCTCGACCGTTATCT GATCTCTGCCTACGGGGCCGCTGGAGGCAAAGGCGCCAAGAACCACAACTCCCGCGCCCACGGGGTCTTCGTCTCGTCCGTCTTCACCCTGCGCCAAGGGGAGCTGCTCTACATCCTGGTGGGGCAGCAGGGAGGGGATGCCTGTCCCGGA CAGCTGCAGTCCGGAGAACTGGAGCCTCTGCTGGTGGCTGCAGGCGGCGGGGGCCGAGCCTATCTTAGAAGACTACAGAGAGGCTCGCTGAGGGCGACCCAAGAGAAGCTGGAGAACCGGACCTCTGCTCCTGGGAGAGGCGGGAGGGGCGGGGCCGCAG GTGGAGGAGGCGGATGGAAATCGGGGGCTCCCTCGGCACAGGGCGGTCGCTCGCTGCTGGAAGGAGCGGAGGGAGGCCAAGGCTGTCCCGGAGCTTGGGCTGCGCTCCGCTGGGCTCCTACCGGCGGCTTTGGGGGCGGGGGCGGGCCCTGCACCGCGGGAGGCGGCGGCGGAGGCTACCGGG GGGGTGATACTTCAGAGACAGATGATCTCTGGACAGATGGGGAAGATGGTGTTTCCTTTGTACATCCCAGCAGTGAGCTCTACCTGCACCCTTTGACAG TCACAGAGAACCATGGTGAAGTCCATATCAAGCTGCACCCTAACTGCAGCCACTGTCCTCTGAAAGAATGTCTTTGGAAGGCTGAGCTCAGAGAGGCTGTTTGCATGTGCCCAGAAGGCACCATGTTGATTGGAGATAACGTTACCTGCACAG AACTGCCCACTCCTCTGAGTCCTATGATTCTGaccatggtggtggtggtggtgacttCAGGCTTGAGCCTACTGCTGATCTGTGGAGGTCTGATAGTAG CACACCATCAGAAGTGGTGGGGCTTGTGGGGATCAAGGCTGCCACGCAACGAGTTCTCTCTCAGCAAACTTCGAACCTCAGCCATCAGAACTGCCCCCAACCCCAACTACTGCCAGACTGGGCTTTGTCCACCCCTACCCTTGCCCCTCCCACCAGGGCTTCTTGAGGTTCCCAGAGGCAATATCACTCTACTCAG AGCACTGGGACATGGTGCCTTTGGTGAGGTGTATGAGGGGTTGGTGGTAGGCATTGCTGGTGGCCCCACTCCACTTCAGGTGGCTATCAAG ACCCTTCCTGAACTCTGCTCCCAACAAGATGAAATGGATTTCCTAATGGAAGCTCTCATCATCAG TAAGTTCAGCCACCAGAACATTGTGCGGTGTGTTGGACTTAGCCTCCGGGCTACACCTCGTCTCATCCTGCTGGAGCTGATGACTGGTGGGGACATGAAGAGCTTCCTGAGGCACAGCCGACCTCACCTG GGCCAGCCTTCCCCTCTGACCACACAAGATCTACTTCACCTTGCCCGTGATGTGGCCCAGGGCTGTCACTACCTGGAAGAAAATCACTTTATCCACAG GGATATTGCAGCCCGGAACTGCCTCCTGACTTGCAGTGGGCCTGGCCGAATAGCTAAGATTGGTGACTTCGGGATGGCTCGGGACATCTACCG AGCAAGTTATTATCGAAAGGGAGGCCGTGCTATGCTACCTGTCAAGTGGATGCCCCCTGAGGCTTTCCTGGAGGGCATATTCACCTCTAAGACTGACTGCTG GTCTTTTGGGGTCCTGTTATGGGAGATCTTTTCACTGGGCTACATGCCTTATCCTGGTCGCACCAACCAGGAGGTGCTGGACTTTGTCATTGGAGGAGGCAGGATGGACCCACCTCGAAGCTGCCCTGCTCCTGT GTACCAGATCATGACCCAGTGCTGGCAACATCAGCCTGACCACCGACCCAACTTTGCTAGTATCCTGGAACGGCTCCAGTATTGTATCCAG GACCCGGATGTGCTGACCACACCTCTGCCCGTGGACCTAGGGCCAGCCTTGGAGGAAGAGGGCATCTCTGTGCTGGGAAATGGTGTCTCACAGCCCCTGCTAGCTACTGGCTGCATGAACATTCCCCAGCCTCAAGAGCTACGGGTTGACAATCTTGAGACTTGGGGAGTGAGTTCCCCTGGCTCCAAGCCTCCTAAGTCTAGGGGGCTCCAGCTGCTGGACAAGAGGCAGAGTCTATGGAATCCCACATATGGGTCCTGGGCCTCCCCAGGTGCTGAAGGTGAAGACTCAGGCATTGAAGAGAGCAGCACTtcctcccccagcccctccccTACCTTTCCTAGCTACGCTGGTCTCCAAACCCCACTTCCCTCCTGCCCCTga
- the LTK gene encoding leukocyte tyrosine kinase receptor isoform X1, whose amino-acid sequence MGGLVHLLLWLSSGGVIVCSSSSESPVPSLPPSLTPPVPRLQRTGVASQSGTQEPAASHGLSDGQWQFSTCGASGRRGPTQAQCDGAYEGGNVAVTVGAEGSLRGVQLWKVPALDRYLISAYGAAGGKGAKNHNSRAHGVFVSSVFTLRQGELLYILVGQQGGDACPGGSPESQDVCLGTSSAAEEEEKAAGAPGFLGPRRWAGGGGGGGGASYVFRQLQSGELEPLLVAAGGGGRAYLRRLQRGSLRATQEKLENRTSAPGRGGRGGAAGGGGGWKSGAPSAQGGRSLLEGAEGGQGCPGAWAALRWAPTGGFGGGGGPCTAGGGGGGYRGGDTSETDDLWTDGEDGVSFVHPSSELYLHPLTVTENHGEVHIKLHPNCSHCPLKECLWKAELREAVCMCPEGTMLIGDNVTCTELPTPLSPMILTMVVVVVTSGLSLLLICGGLIVAHHQKWWGLWGSRLPRNEFSLSKLRTSAIRTAPNPNYCQTGLCPPLPLPLPPGLLEVPRGNITLLRALGHGAFGEVYEGLVVGIAGGPTPLQVAIKTLPELCSQQDEMDFLMEALIISKFSHQNIVRCVGLSLRATPRLILLELMTGGDMKSFLRHSRPHLGQPSPLTTQDLLHLARDVAQGCHYLEENHFIHRDIAARNCLLTCSGPGRIAKIGDFGMARDIYRASYYRKGGRAMLPVKWMPPEAFLEGIFTSKTDCWSFGVLLWEIFSLGYMPYPGRTNQEVLDFVIGGGRMDPPRSCPAPVYQIMTQCWQHQPDHRPNFASILERLQYCIQDPDVLTTPLPVDLGPALEEEGISVLGNGVSQPLLATGCMNIPQPQELRVDNLETWGVSSPGSKPPKSRGLQLLDKRQSLWNPTYGSWASPGAEGEDSGIEESSTSSPSPSPTFPSYAGLQTPLPSCP is encoded by the exons ATGGGAGGCCTGGTCCACTTGCTGCTGTGGCTCAGCTCTGGAG GTGTCATTGTCTGCTCTTCGAGTTCCGAGTCTCCGGTCCCTTCCCTGCCTCCTTCTCTGACGCCTCCTGTCCCCAGACTCCAGAGGACTGGTGTCGCCTCCCAGAGTGGCACTCAGGAGCCAGCAGCTTCCCATGGCCTTTCCG ACGGCCAGTGGCAATTCTCCACCTGCGGAGCTAGCGGGAGGCGCGGCCCCACGCAGGCTCAGTGCGACGGGGCGTACGAGGGCGGCAACGTGGCGGTGACCGTGGGAGCAGAGGGCTCCCTCCGAGGGGTGCAGCTCTGGAAGGTGCCAGCCCTCGACCGTTATCT GATCTCTGCCTACGGGGCCGCTGGAGGCAAAGGCGCCAAGAACCACAACTCCCGCGCCCACGGGGTCTTCGTCTCGTCCGTCTTCACCCTGCGCCAAGGGGAGCTGCTCTACATCCTGGTGGGGCAGCAGGGAGGGGATGCCTGTCCCGGA GGGAGCCCGGAGAGCCAAGACGTCTGTCTCGGGACGTCCTCAGCAgcggaggaggaagagaaggcgGCTGGAGCCCCAGGGTTCCTGGGTCCCAGACGCTGGGCTggagggggcgggggcggggggggcgCCTCCTACGTCTTCCGG CAGCTGCAGTCCGGAGAACTGGAGCCTCTGCTGGTGGCTGCAGGCGGCGGGGGCCGAGCCTATCTTAGAAGACTACAGAGAGGCTCGCTGAGGGCGACCCAAGAGAAGCTGGAGAACCGGACCTCTGCTCCTGGGAGAGGCGGGAGGGGCGGGGCCGCAG GTGGAGGAGGCGGATGGAAATCGGGGGCTCCCTCGGCACAGGGCGGTCGCTCGCTGCTGGAAGGAGCGGAGGGAGGCCAAGGCTGTCCCGGAGCTTGGGCTGCGCTCCGCTGGGCTCCTACCGGCGGCTTTGGGGGCGGGGGCGGGCCCTGCACCGCGGGAGGCGGCGGCGGAGGCTACCGGG GGGGTGATACTTCAGAGACAGATGATCTCTGGACAGATGGGGAAGATGGTGTTTCCTTTGTACATCCCAGCAGTGAGCTCTACCTGCACCCTTTGACAG TCACAGAGAACCATGGTGAAGTCCATATCAAGCTGCACCCTAACTGCAGCCACTGTCCTCTGAAAGAATGTCTTTGGAAGGCTGAGCTCAGAGAGGCTGTTTGCATGTGCCCAGAAGGCACCATGTTGATTGGAGATAACGTTACCTGCACAG AACTGCCCACTCCTCTGAGTCCTATGATTCTGaccatggtggtggtggtggtgacttCAGGCTTGAGCCTACTGCTGATCTGTGGAGGTCTGATAGTAG CACACCATCAGAAGTGGTGGGGCTTGTGGGGATCAAGGCTGCCACGCAACGAGTTCTCTCTCAGCAAACTTCGAACCTCAGCCATCAGAACTGCCCCCAACCCCAACTACTGCCAGACTGGGCTTTGTCCACCCCTACCCTTGCCCCTCCCACCAGGGCTTCTTGAGGTTCCCAGAGGCAATATCACTCTACTCAG AGCACTGGGACATGGTGCCTTTGGTGAGGTGTATGAGGGGTTGGTGGTAGGCATTGCTGGTGGCCCCACTCCACTTCAGGTGGCTATCAAG ACCCTTCCTGAACTCTGCTCCCAACAAGATGAAATGGATTTCCTAATGGAAGCTCTCATCATCAG TAAGTTCAGCCACCAGAACATTGTGCGGTGTGTTGGACTTAGCCTCCGGGCTACACCTCGTCTCATCCTGCTGGAGCTGATGACTGGTGGGGACATGAAGAGCTTCCTGAGGCACAGCCGACCTCACCTG GGCCAGCCTTCCCCTCTGACCACACAAGATCTACTTCACCTTGCCCGTGATGTGGCCCAGGGCTGTCACTACCTGGAAGAAAATCACTTTATCCACAG GGATATTGCAGCCCGGAACTGCCTCCTGACTTGCAGTGGGCCTGGCCGAATAGCTAAGATTGGTGACTTCGGGATGGCTCGGGACATCTACCG AGCAAGTTATTATCGAAAGGGAGGCCGTGCTATGCTACCTGTCAAGTGGATGCCCCCTGAGGCTTTCCTGGAGGGCATATTCACCTCTAAGACTGACTGCTG GTCTTTTGGGGTCCTGTTATGGGAGATCTTTTCACTGGGCTACATGCCTTATCCTGGTCGCACCAACCAGGAGGTGCTGGACTTTGTCATTGGAGGAGGCAGGATGGACCCACCTCGAAGCTGCCCTGCTCCTGT GTACCAGATCATGACCCAGTGCTGGCAACATCAGCCTGACCACCGACCCAACTTTGCTAGTATCCTGGAACGGCTCCAGTATTGTATCCAG GACCCGGATGTGCTGACCACACCTCTGCCCGTGGACCTAGGGCCAGCCTTGGAGGAAGAGGGCATCTCTGTGCTGGGAAATGGTGTCTCACAGCCCCTGCTAGCTACTGGCTGCATGAACATTCCCCAGCCTCAAGAGCTACGGGTTGACAATCTTGAGACTTGGGGAGTGAGTTCCCCTGGCTCCAAGCCTCCTAAGTCTAGGGGGCTCCAGCTGCTGGACAAGAGGCAGAGTCTATGGAATCCCACATATGGGTCCTGGGCCTCCCCAGGTGCTGAAGGTGAAGACTCAGGCATTGAAGAGAGCAGCACTtcctcccccagcccctccccTACCTTTCCTAGCTACGCTGGTCTCCAAACCCCACTTCCCTCCTGCCCCTga
- the LTK gene encoding leukocyte tyrosine kinase receptor isoform X2, producing the protein MGGLVHLLLWLSSGGVIVCSSSSESPVPSLPPSLTPPVPRLQRTGVASQSGTQEPAASHGLSDGQWQFSTCGASGRRGPTQAQCDGAYEGGNVAVTVGAEGSLRGVQLWKVPALDRYLISAYGAAGGKGAKNHNSRAHGVFVSSVFTLRQGELLYILVGQQGGDACPGGSPESQDVCLGTSSAAEEEEKAAGAPGFLGPRRWAGGGGGGGGASYVFRQLQSGELEPLLVAAGGGGRAYLRRLQRGSLRATQEKLENRTSAPGRGGRGGAAGGGGGWKSGAPSAQGGRSLLEGAEGGQGCPGAWAALRWAPTGGFGGGGGPCTAGGGGGGYRGGDTSETDDLWTDGEDGVSFVHPSSELYLHPLTVTENHGEVHIKLHPNCSHCPLKECLWKAELREAVCMCPEGTMLIGDNVTCTELPTPLSPMILTMVVVVVTSGLSLLLICGGLIVAHHQKWWGLWGSRLPRNEFSLSKLRTSAIRTAPNPNYCQTGLCPPLPLPLPPGLLEVPRGNITLLRALGHGAFGEVYEGLVVGIAGGPTPLQVAIKTLPELCSQQDEMDFLMEALIISKFSHQNIVRCVGLSLRATPRLILLELMTGGDMKSFLRHSRPHLGQPSPLTTQDLLHLARDVAQGCHYLEENHFIHRDIAARNCLLTCSGPGRIAKIGDFGMARDIYRASYYRKGGRAMLPVKWMPPEAFLEGIFTSKTDCWYQIMTQCWQHQPDHRPNFASILERLQYCIQDPDVLTTPLPVDLGPALEEEGISVLGNGVSQPLLATGCMNIPQPQELRVDNLETWGVSSPGSKPPKSRGLQLLDKRQSLWNPTYGSWASPGAEGEDSGIEESSTSSPSPSPTFPSYAGLQTPLPSCP; encoded by the exons ATGGGAGGCCTGGTCCACTTGCTGCTGTGGCTCAGCTCTGGAG GTGTCATTGTCTGCTCTTCGAGTTCCGAGTCTCCGGTCCCTTCCCTGCCTCCTTCTCTGACGCCTCCTGTCCCCAGACTCCAGAGGACTGGTGTCGCCTCCCAGAGTGGCACTCAGGAGCCAGCAGCTTCCCATGGCCTTTCCG ACGGCCAGTGGCAATTCTCCACCTGCGGAGCTAGCGGGAGGCGCGGCCCCACGCAGGCTCAGTGCGACGGGGCGTACGAGGGCGGCAACGTGGCGGTGACCGTGGGAGCAGAGGGCTCCCTCCGAGGGGTGCAGCTCTGGAAGGTGCCAGCCCTCGACCGTTATCT GATCTCTGCCTACGGGGCCGCTGGAGGCAAAGGCGCCAAGAACCACAACTCCCGCGCCCACGGGGTCTTCGTCTCGTCCGTCTTCACCCTGCGCCAAGGGGAGCTGCTCTACATCCTGGTGGGGCAGCAGGGAGGGGATGCCTGTCCCGGA GGGAGCCCGGAGAGCCAAGACGTCTGTCTCGGGACGTCCTCAGCAgcggaggaggaagagaaggcgGCTGGAGCCCCAGGGTTCCTGGGTCCCAGACGCTGGGCTggagggggcgggggcggggggggcgCCTCCTACGTCTTCCGG CAGCTGCAGTCCGGAGAACTGGAGCCTCTGCTGGTGGCTGCAGGCGGCGGGGGCCGAGCCTATCTTAGAAGACTACAGAGAGGCTCGCTGAGGGCGACCCAAGAGAAGCTGGAGAACCGGACCTCTGCTCCTGGGAGAGGCGGGAGGGGCGGGGCCGCAG GTGGAGGAGGCGGATGGAAATCGGGGGCTCCCTCGGCACAGGGCGGTCGCTCGCTGCTGGAAGGAGCGGAGGGAGGCCAAGGCTGTCCCGGAGCTTGGGCTGCGCTCCGCTGGGCTCCTACCGGCGGCTTTGGGGGCGGGGGCGGGCCCTGCACCGCGGGAGGCGGCGGCGGAGGCTACCGGG GGGGTGATACTTCAGAGACAGATGATCTCTGGACAGATGGGGAAGATGGTGTTTCCTTTGTACATCCCAGCAGTGAGCTCTACCTGCACCCTTTGACAG TCACAGAGAACCATGGTGAAGTCCATATCAAGCTGCACCCTAACTGCAGCCACTGTCCTCTGAAAGAATGTCTTTGGAAGGCTGAGCTCAGAGAGGCTGTTTGCATGTGCCCAGAAGGCACCATGTTGATTGGAGATAACGTTACCTGCACAG AACTGCCCACTCCTCTGAGTCCTATGATTCTGaccatggtggtggtggtggtgacttCAGGCTTGAGCCTACTGCTGATCTGTGGAGGTCTGATAGTAG CACACCATCAGAAGTGGTGGGGCTTGTGGGGATCAAGGCTGCCACGCAACGAGTTCTCTCTCAGCAAACTTCGAACCTCAGCCATCAGAACTGCCCCCAACCCCAACTACTGCCAGACTGGGCTTTGTCCACCCCTACCCTTGCCCCTCCCACCAGGGCTTCTTGAGGTTCCCAGAGGCAATATCACTCTACTCAG AGCACTGGGACATGGTGCCTTTGGTGAGGTGTATGAGGGGTTGGTGGTAGGCATTGCTGGTGGCCCCACTCCACTTCAGGTGGCTATCAAG ACCCTTCCTGAACTCTGCTCCCAACAAGATGAAATGGATTTCCTAATGGAAGCTCTCATCATCAG TAAGTTCAGCCACCAGAACATTGTGCGGTGTGTTGGACTTAGCCTCCGGGCTACACCTCGTCTCATCCTGCTGGAGCTGATGACTGGTGGGGACATGAAGAGCTTCCTGAGGCACAGCCGACCTCACCTG GGCCAGCCTTCCCCTCTGACCACACAAGATCTACTTCACCTTGCCCGTGATGTGGCCCAGGGCTGTCACTACCTGGAAGAAAATCACTTTATCCACAG GGATATTGCAGCCCGGAACTGCCTCCTGACTTGCAGTGGGCCTGGCCGAATAGCTAAGATTGGTGACTTCGGGATGGCTCGGGACATCTACCG AGCAAGTTATTATCGAAAGGGAGGCCGTGCTATGCTACCTGTCAAGTGGATGCCCCCTGAGGCTTTCCTGGAGGGCATATTCACCTCTAAGACTGACTGCTG GTACCAGATCATGACCCAGTGCTGGCAACATCAGCCTGACCACCGACCCAACTTTGCTAGTATCCTGGAACGGCTCCAGTATTGTATCCAG GACCCGGATGTGCTGACCACACCTCTGCCCGTGGACCTAGGGCCAGCCTTGGAGGAAGAGGGCATCTCTGTGCTGGGAAATGGTGTCTCACAGCCCCTGCTAGCTACTGGCTGCATGAACATTCCCCAGCCTCAAGAGCTACGGGTTGACAATCTTGAGACTTGGGGAGTGAGTTCCCCTGGCTCCAAGCCTCCTAAGTCTAGGGGGCTCCAGCTGCTGGACAAGAGGCAGAGTCTATGGAATCCCACATATGGGTCCTGGGCCTCCCCAGGTGCTGAAGGTGAAGACTCAGGCATTGAAGAGAGCAGCACTtcctcccccagcccctccccTACCTTTCCTAGCTACGCTGGTCTCCAAACCCCACTTCCCTCCTGCCCCTga